A DNA window from Amphiprion ocellaris isolate individual 3 ecotype Okinawa chromosome 8, ASM2253959v1, whole genome shotgun sequence contains the following coding sequences:
- the ndufb11 gene encoding NADH dehydrogenase [ubiquinone] 1 beta subcomplex subunit 11, mitochondrial: MLTRVSRFGSALPRLLSNPPARFVSQSKPTSSTGSTAVTELHPAAEQSGHGEVSPYVKNPDYHGFSSDPVEDEWNMRVGFFFGISVALVIGGTFLHYLPDHGMRQWARREAERVIVQREKEGLPLIEENYYDVNKIVLPTAGKE, encoded by the exons ATGTTGACCCGAGTGTCACGGTTCGGGTCCGCTTTACCCCGGTTACTCTCTAATCCACCGGCTCGGTTTGTCTCCCAGTCCAAACCGACTAGTAGCACCGGTTCGACCGCTGTGACGGAGCTGCATCCCGCCGCCGAGCAGTCTGGACACGGTGAGGTCAGCCCGTACGTCAAG AATCCAGATTACCATGGCTTCTCCAGCGATCCCGTGGAGGATGAGTGGAACATGAGGGTGGGCTTCTTCTTTGGCATTTCGGTGGCTCTTGTTATTGGAGGAACATTTCTCCACTATTTGCCAGACCACGG CATGCGGCAGTGGGCCAGAAGGGAGGCAGAGCGTGTTATCGtgcagagagagaaggaaggtCTCCCTCTCATAGAAGAGAACTACTATGACGTAAACAAGATTGTTCTGCCCACCGCTGGAAAGGAGTAG